In the Podospora pseudocomata strain CBS 415.72m chromosome 5, whole genome shotgun sequence genome, one interval contains:
- the USV1 gene encoding Up in starvation (EggNog:ENOG503P0AA; COG:S) — protein sequence MAAAFRPVNTPLLAADSIKHEIPPSSTTLTATTTTTTTMTTPRPSTAPSQASRPVDEATTPTRVNFGTGALASQKPLPTSPFPESVQVPEPTTESTPKRENSQHSRKSRDSDDMDMDDSDGEHGEEVGSDDDSENADGTKSKKKKSQRFYCTDYPPCNLSFTRSEHLARHIRKHTGERPFQCHCSRRFSRLDNLRQHAQTVHVNEDIPIDSLAATGTRFQRQIRTDRVRPTTGRARAATAGSVGPGGRGHSKSLSTSSITSMASIASAYGGGETRRRPPPLVMADPRSRLSLESYRGPDGQYYRAASPDMSTPTSATFSTGQNSPRWGPVASPGSSHSRSHSMYAAAGSRTPGRRLSVPSGGNPFQSPHAPSLRGPLFGPSLNASNSGAFSPGQNGLLSSPTTSTSNWSRRDSVSTADEAWRRRTWHPDTAGFNGASRLSQVITPSQFPPDSIKLPPANTGNQPPQTLRLPGIESFDPIPRRPPTPPRRNPSPMMIDSEASRPPALLPAGDLGSDDRRPSSQWDMGLHRGITRLDINTPPRDSAGAWANEATQALMARAEQAHAAPMQPTVRFEQDLRPPQGPPPINAAPPVGSRHHYTMSAPSITTPRESRRHGWYHGPVPTHPVEETIHEGRPHVDRIVHPNVRGFQGFPAREQQLGIHQQQPSGPSMERILERPMSRGDNPESLRRLQALVAVATSEGSTATAY from the exons ATGGCTGCAGCGTTTCGCCCAGTCAACACACCGCTCCTGGCAGCGGACTCCATCAAACACGAAAtacccccttcttccacgactttgacggcgacaacgacgacaacaacaacgatgaCGACACCGAGACCGAGCACAGCGCCTTCGCAGGCTTCACGGCCTGTTGACGAAGCCACGACACCAACACGAGTAAACTTTGGAACAGGCGCATTGGCATCTCAGAAACCACTTCCGACATCACCATTCCCCGAGTCGGTACAAGTCCCCGAACCCACGACGGAATCCACACCCAAGCGAGAAAATTCGCAGCACTCGAGGAAGTCTAGGGACTCGGACGACATGGATATGGATGACTCAGATGGAGAACACGGTGAGGAAGTTGGATcagacgacgacagcgagaACGCCGACGGAACAAagtcgaagaagaaaaagtcgCAGCGATTCTATTGCACGGATTATCCACCGTGCAATCTGAGCTTTACCAGGAGCGAGCATTTGGCCCGCCATATCAG AAAACACACTGGAGAACGCCCTTTCCAATGCCACTGCTCCAGACGATTCTCTCGACTCGATAACTTGAGACAACATGCACAAACAGTGCATGTGAACGAAGATATTCCGATTGACTCGCTAGCAGCGACAGGAACACGATTTCAGAGACAGATCAGGACCGACAGGGTGCGGCCAACGACTGGCAGGGCGAGAGCGGCGACAGCTGGCAGTGTTGGACCTGGGGGTCGAGGACACTCGAAGTCTCTGTCAACATCTAGCATCACAAGCATGGCTTCGATAGCCTCGGCctatggtggtggtgagacaCGCCGACGTCCGCCTCCTCTGGTCATGGCCGACCCCCGATCCCGACTTTCTCTCGAGTCATATCGCGGACCGGATGGTCAATACTATAGGGCCGCCTCACCGGACATGAGCACTCCCACATCAGCCACGTTTTCGACAGGCCAAAATAGCCCTCGATGGGGTCCGGTAGCCTCTCCTGGTTCATCACACTCACGCTCGCATAGCATGTATGCTGCCGCCGGGTCCCGCACCCCAGGCCGCCGACTAAGCGTTCCGTCTGGAGGCAACCCGTTCCAATCGCCTCATGCCCCCAGTCTCCGCGGCCCGCTGTTTGGCCCTTCGCTCAACGCGTCCAACAGCGGTGCCTTTTCTCCTGGCCAAAATGGTCTTCTCTCATCGCCCACAACGTCCACTTCAAACTGGTCAAGGCGGGATTCAGTGTCGACGGCCGATGAGGCCTGGCGACGACGAACGTGGCACCCCGATACCGCGGGCTTCAACGGGGCAAGCAGACTGAGCCAGGTCATCACTCCATCTCAGTTCCCGCCCGACAGCATTAAGCTTCCACCCGCCAATACCGGaaaccaaccacctcaaACACTGCGGCTGCCCGGTATCGAGTCTTTTGATCCTATCCCGCGGAGACCGCCCACACCTCCCCGCCGCAACCCGTCCCCGATGATGATCGACtcggaggcatcacggcccCCAGCTTTGTTACCGGCCGGTGACCTCGGTTCCGATGACCGAAGGCCTAGCTCGCAGTGGGATATGGGCTTGCATCGGGGCATAACAAGACTTGACATCAACACGCCACCTCGGGATAGCGCGGGAGCATGGGCCAACGAGGCCACTCAAGCCCTGATGGCTCGCGCTGAGCAAGCCCATGCCGCACCCatgcaacctaccgtccgGTTCGAACAAGATCTGAGGCCTCCTCAGGGCCCGCCACCCATCAATGCGGCCCCTCCTGTCGGCTCTAGGCATCACTACACAATGTCGgctccatccatcaccacacctcGTGAGTCCCGAAGACATGGATGGTATCACGGTCCAGTGCCTACCCACCCTGTTGAGGAGACCATCCATGAAGGCCGCCCACATGTTGATCGGATTGTTCACCCCAACGTTCGTGGTTTCCAGGGATTCCCTGCCAGGGAACAACAGCTTGGcatccaccaacaacagccatcCGGCCCCAGCATGGAGCGGATCCTGGAGCGGCCAATGTCCCGGGGCGACAACCCCGAGTCTCTGCGGCGGTTGCAGGCTCTTGTGGCCGTCGCCACAAGCGAAGGCTCGACGGCAACGGCATACTGA